One region of Asterias rubens chromosome 5, eAstRub1.3, whole genome shotgun sequence genomic DNA includes:
- the LOC117290384 gene encoding uncharacterized protein LOC117290384, translating into MEDLPIQPGICATRIRSYTEGTIQRPKKLRSGCPSGSGNLFKSVSSVQLAHNVTREPRSSSSQHELNKSCDYLQGRVKRLSRRTFVSSVNIALVKSQPQRKMSLPCGPASQQHGDKIKSVELSESCKSVIGSSSSTRDQQMNGNAEDTPLKSVDEKNLLDIFPDKENLPWEINDEFPHIPVLRRIQQFETQTTPNSRSSSPGRWKLKGKTNYKKGSVHSSPALSRKNSLEGKVIIRNSRNSSPAILHSEILRFQQESNYRTRCEVGNSSSKTDTIGSELKNSEVQVDSSTTELMCRSEIIQAHQECGIPEQDHIKSRVLTKSNDGRSTADKVSNSQTQREDRDSSMDVDSESIEILQESVNQDFSTEKGSDPHVIECSSMELSREVIVNCERASTQDEPTNGIPQEDTSDCSLSKDEVTESYKSGLRTADSFCLNENRSPHLRDQGRSVCVDTFVLEPLHDNSSESDAEQQTDDGNASLTGKDTLNLSGNTVVDASVDASLSPSSDCQPAGQSLTLSPGNKSMITDNVSTIQGMSSDEEVLDVQCNRPDLPPVCVITQTAEHCQSVSQLENPDPIQPLIGEILQASHSIDTDIYSQRCSQQLGEFRTDSAERNASTATGRPMEELLVGGQSPCLSDCYSSSSDEESQLASGTTLDFVRAFNSRSNCVRNEPLSTCSSSSEKDLPKEDEMHETNFHKTELPSFFSGAQTSNGLSIDEDPKEDPKESADCHSNPDTDDSSSSSSSSGLSDSFDCIQAVLKSNDLLHLPSALGACGGLPSSEVVAINSSHIGHSDDKVAFSRHLSALLKRRENNADQALFLSQMSLLLDWIRRQPSPASEVRSSVPMPPATQSSDSRVQEVQGDIQSSSNLDTKTSQVTVSPTPPVDGTTCRDLPQHAVKRKETEVVNTKPIKRFRQKRYVDPDKYSHLRYLILQSPLVLSDEDDSDSDDSDVELNEFGEVKQDYPLGRVPDYIVAQIFCNLITKDLASLKCACKDFKWLIEKFDIKGTDSKWSEESPYREDPCMQCGKIRDPRGDVSLCRWHPKIYYKNGEIGRHYWTCCFANEEDAPGCTTSLHNNKWSGPHLKLCKVPRSWRQYWRSYPMDS; encoded by the coding sequence ATGGAAGACCTTCCAATACAGCCTGGCATTTGTGCCACTAGGATCCGCTCCTATACAGAGGGCACCATACAGCGTCCCAAAAAGCTTAGATCAGGATGTCCATCAGGAAGCGGGAATCTCTTTAAATCAGTGTCGTCAGTCCAGCTCGCCCACAATGTCACTCGAGAGCCTCGGTCGTCGTCTAGCCAGCATGAACTGAACAAGTCGTGTGATTACCTCCAGGGGAGAGTCAAAAGACTGTCCAGGAGGACCTTTGTCTCCTCTGTAAACATTGCCCTTGTGAAGTCACAGCCGCAGCGTAAAATGTCTCTTCCCTGTGGTCCCGCGTCTCAGCAGCACGGAGACAAAATCAAATCTGTGGAACTGTCAGAGAGCTGTAAGTCGGTAATCGGTAGCAGCAGCAGCACAAGGGACCAGCAGATGAACGGCAATGCGGAGGACACTCCGTTGAAATCTGTGGATGAGAAGAACTTGCTCGACATTTTCCCAGACAAGGAAAATCTTCCTTGGGAGATAAATGATGAATTCCCACACATTCCCGTGCTCAGACGAATCCAGCAGTTTGAGACACAGACCACGCCAAACAGCCGTAGTTCATCCCCGGGACGTTGGAAGCTCAAGGGcaaaacaaactacaaaaagGGCAGTGTTCACAGTAGCCCCGCCCTATCCAGGAAAAACTCACTAGAGGGAAAGGTCATCATCAGGAACTCTCGCAATTCTTCTCCAGCAATTCTGCACAGCGAGATCTTGAGGTTTCAACAGGAATCAAATTACAGGACTCGTTGCGAGGTTGGCAACAGTAGTAGTAAAACGGACACAATCGGGTCTGAACTTAAAAATTCTGAAGTTCAAGTTGACTCTTCCACGACGGAACTGATGTGCAGATCGGAAATTATTCAAGCACATCAGGAGTGTGGAATACCGGAGCAAGATCATATCAAAAGCAGAGTCCTGACTAAGTCAAATGATGGACGTAGCACTGCAGACAAAGTCTCAAACTCTCAAACACAAAGAGAAGACAGGGATTCGTCAATGGATGTCGACTCCGAATCGATTGAAATCTTGCAAGAAAGTGTCAACCAAGACTTTTCGACAGAAAAAGGTTCCGATCCGCATGTTATTGAATGCAGCTCAATGGAGTTGTCTCGTGAAGTGATTGTCAATTGTGAAAGGGCTTCAACTCAAGACGAGCCAACTAATGGGATCCCTCAGGAAGATACATCGGACTGCAGTTTAAGTAAAGATGAAGTGACAGAATCGTATAAGTCTGGGTTAAGAACGGCCGATTCCTTTTGCTTAAACGAAAACCGTTCACCACATCTTAGAGACCAAGGAAGGTCAGTATGTGTCGATACATTTGTGTTGGAACCATTACATGACAACTCATCTGAGTCCGATGCAGAGCAACAAACAGATGATGGCAATGCTTCGTTGACAGGAAAGGACACACTTAATCTTTCTGGCAACACGGTAGTTGACGCATCCGTAGATGCTTCACTTAGTCCTTCCTCGGACTGTCAACCAGCAGGACAATCCTTGACATTGAGTCCAGGAAACAAAAGTATGATAACCGACAATGTCTCCACGATTCAAGGCATGTCTTCTGACGAAGAGGTCCTGGACGTTCAGTGCAATAGACCCGACCTTCCCCCCGTGTGTGTGATTACCCAGACAGCGGAACACTGCCAATCAGTTTCTCAATTAGAGAATCCCGATCCGATTCAGCCTTTGATCGGTGAGATTCTTCAGGCCAGCCACTCTATCGACACCGATATTTACAGCCAACGCTGCAGCCAGCAGCTTGGtgaattcagaactgactctgcaGAACGTAACGCGTCCACAGCGACGGGTCGTCCAATGGAAGAGCTTTTGGTCGGAGGACAAAGTCCCTGTTTGAGTGACTGCTACAGCAGCAGTAGCGATGAAGAGTCGCAACTTGCCAGCGGCACAACGTTGGATTTTGTCAGAGCTTTTAACAGCCGTAGCAACTGTGTTCGTAACGAGCCTTTGTCTACATGTAGCTCCTCCAGTGAGAAGGATCTTCCTAAAGAAGACGAAATGCATGAAACCAACTTCCACAAAACGGAGCTTCCCTCTTTCTTCTCTGGTGCTCAGACTTCAAATGGCCTTTCTATCGATGAGGATCCCAAAGAAGATCCGAAAGAATCTGCAGACTGCCATTCAAACCCAGATACGGATGATTCATCATCCTCATCAAGTTCTAGTGGACTTTCCGATTCGTTTGATTGTATACAAGCAGTTTTGAAATCCAATGACTTATTGCATCTTCCCTCAGCCCTGGGGGCATGCGGTGGTCTGCCTTCGTCTGAGGTAGTAGCAATTAATTCCTCTCATATCGGCCACAGCGATGACAAAGTTGCCTTCTCAAGACATCTCTCCGCTTTGTTAAAACGCCGGGAGAACAATGCAGATCAGGCCTTGTTCCTTTCCCAGATGAGCCTATTACTAGACTGGATTCGAAGACAGCCATCCCCTGCTTCAGAGGTAAGGAGTTCTGTGCCAATGCCTCCAGCAACCCAAAGTTCAGACAGTAGAGTCCAAGAGGTTCAAGGAGACATCCAGAGTTCATCCAACCTCGACACCAAGACCAGCCAGGTTACAGTGTCTCCGACGCCACCAGTCGACGGCACAACATGTAGAGATTTACCTCAGCATGCCGTCAAGCGAAAAGAGACTGAGGTCGTTAACACCAAGCCTATCAAACGCTTCAGACAGAAAAGGTACGTTGACCCGGACAAGTACAGTCATCTGCGCTACCTGATCCTTCAGTCACCGCTAGTCTTATCGGACGAGGACGACAGTGACAGCGACGACAGCGACGTGGAACTCAATGAATTCGGAGAGGTGAAGCAGGACTATCCCCTCGGGCGTGTCCCGGACTACATCGTGGCGCAGATCTTCTGCAATCTCATCACCAAGGACCTTGCCTCGCTGAAGTGTGCCTGCAAGGACTTCAAGTGGCTCATAGAAAAATTTGACATCAAGGGCACCGACTCCAAGTGGTCGGAGGAATCCCCGTACAGAGAAGATCCCTGCATGCAGTGTGGCAAGATCCGGGACCCCAGAGGGGACGTCTCGCTCTGCCGCTGGCATCCCAAGATCTACTACAAGAACGGTGAGATCGGGAGGCACTACTGGACGTGCTGCTTCGCCAACGAGGAAGATGCTCCCGGGTGCACCACCTCCCTACATAATAACAAATGGTCGGGGCCGCACTTGAAACTCTGTAAAGTGCCTCGGTCCTGGAGACAATATTGGCGGAGTTACCCGATGGACAGCTAA